A portion of the Lysinibacillus timonensis genome contains these proteins:
- a CDS encoding M14 family zinc carboxypeptidase — MNKGNIFTWIFAYLIMIISIDEVSAYESTSKTLSLEEFVPNENFIMESYLKGGNNLQINLISKTDSLMMGKGAQIIGIIPKGKEVTLKTIIGNLGIIDFKGMRGIIKLSDFVHKNLVNPKKNIGYTEMENLIILFSNLYPQFTELVRFGTSVEGRTLYALKVGNGKKEILIDASVHAREHITTNVLLEMIDLYTMAYAENSKFDGYNVKAILDNVSIWFVPMMNPDGVTLVQSKSNFSLGTLILNDGSTNFNRWKANIRGTDLNRNFDGGWTTKDSSLSPAYKDYKGEKPFSEPESTALRDYISKRNIKSYISYHSSGAVLYYYHHQKGDDLKRDLALVHKLSKVTGYSIMAPTGESGSGASADWFIMTYQLPGITVEIGPPVEESVVPLKYWDSIWKENKKVGLVAAIEAASRVDNLN, encoded by the coding sequence ATGAATAAAGGTAATATATTTACTTGGATCTTTGCTTATTTAATCATGATCATTTCAATTGATGAAGTCTCAGCATATGAGTCGACAAGTAAAACTTTATCCTTAGAAGAGTTTGTTCCTAACGAAAACTTCATTATGGAAAGTTATTTGAAGGGGGGAAATAATTTACAAATAAACCTAATATCTAAAACAGACTCTTTGATGATGGGCAAGGGGGCTCAAATAATTGGCATAATCCCGAAAGGTAAGGAAGTTACATTAAAAACGATTATAGGAAACCTAGGCATAATTGATTTCAAAGGGATGCGCGGTATTATTAAACTAAGTGACTTTGTTCATAAAAATTTAGTCAATCCAAAAAAGAATATTGGTTACACGGAAATGGAAAATTTGATTATTCTCTTTTCAAATTTATATCCACAATTTACTGAGTTAGTACGATTTGGCACTTCTGTTGAAGGAAGAACATTGTATGCATTAAAAGTAGGAAATGGTAAAAAAGAAATATTAATTGATGCTTCCGTACATGCTAGAGAACACATAACAACGAATGTTTTACTAGAAATGATAGATCTATACACTATGGCATATGCGGAAAATTCTAAATTTGATGGATACAATGTAAAAGCAATTTTAGACAATGTAAGTATTTGGTTCGTGCCGATGATGAATCCGGATGGGGTTACTTTAGTTCAATCAAAATCGAATTTTTCTCTAGGAACATTAATCTTAAATGATGGAAGCACAAATTTTAATCGTTGGAAGGCCAATATAAGGGGGACTGACTTAAATCGTAATTTTGATGGAGGATGGACAACAAAAGATTCGTCTCTATCTCCAGCATATAAGGATTATAAAGGGGAAAAGCCCTTTTCAGAGCCGGAATCAACTGCATTAAGAGATTATATTAGTAAAAGGAATATCAAATCTTACATTTCCTACCATAGTTCAGGTGCTGTTCTATATTACTATCATCATCAAAAAGGGGACGACTTAAAACGTGATTTAGCGCTTGTTCATAAGCTAAGTAAGGTGACAGGTTATAGTATAATGGCTCCAACTGGAGAATCGGGTTCTGGTGCGTCGGCGGATTGGTTTATTATGACTTATCAGTTACCTGGTATAACAGTAGAAATTGGACCTCCTGTTGAAGAATCTGTAGTTCCATTAAAATATTGGGATAGTATTTGGAAAGAGAATAAAAAGGTAGGGTTAGTTGCCGCAATTGAGGCTGCTTCAAGGGTTGATAATTTAAACTAG
- a CDS encoding AbrB family transcriptional regulator yields the protein MRIISMILITTISLIGVWLFELFGFPVPWMLGPLFAMLISQFFIRKIPLEWPVYLRNFGLVIVGVSIGQSFQFHLFAGMGWLVVFMLILNITLVIASVLLALGVQKVGKISLKTALTSTVPGGLSQIVTFAEEEKDINFAIVTYFHVVRVISIVIIIPFIVSGHIVKPVEEFEFSLLTFWPVVLFITVAWLCAILGKKIKIPVTFFLSPVLLVIGLQVISVDTPEMPVWLLHAAQLLIGAYIGLLLKPKMLKIGARNLVIGIVSALCLLAITYTQGLILVYFLDYSLPTSFLSTAAGGLDQMSLLATAVGADVSIVTVFQMFRLLFVFIVVLPLLKLLCTWIDRKSAQIQRENVDVFK from the coding sequence TTGCGTATTATCTCGATGATTTTAATTACAACAATCAGCTTAATAGGGGTTTGGTTATTTGAGCTCTTCGGCTTTCCTGTCCCTTGGATGCTTGGACCACTTTTTGCGATGCTAATAAGTCAATTTTTTATTCGCAAAATTCCATTAGAGTGGCCAGTATATTTACGAAATTTTGGTCTTGTTATTGTTGGGGTTTCGATAGGCCAATCTTTCCAATTTCATTTGTTTGCCGGCATGGGCTGGCTAGTTGTTTTTATGCTTATCCTCAATATTACTTTAGTGATCGCTTCTGTCCTTCTTGCATTAGGGGTTCAAAAAGTAGGAAAAATTTCATTAAAAACTGCATTAACTAGTACAGTTCCTGGAGGCTTATCCCAGATTGTTACATTTGCAGAGGAAGAAAAAGATATTAACTTTGCAATTGTTACCTATTTTCATGTTGTACGTGTAATAAGTATCGTAATCATTATTCCCTTTATAGTTTCAGGACATATAGTGAAACCTGTTGAGGAATTTGAATTTAGCCTCCTAACGTTTTGGCCAGTAGTTTTATTCATAACAGTAGCTTGGTTATGTGCGATTTTAGGAAAAAAAATAAAAATTCCTGTTACATTCTTTTTATCACCTGTCCTTCTCGTTATTGGTTTACAAGTTATATCAGTTGACACGCCAGAAATGCCAGTTTGGTTATTACATGCCGCACAACTATTAATTGGCGCATACATAGGTTTACTATTAAAACCAAAAATGTTGAAGATTGGGGCACGTAATTTAGTTATTGGAATCGTTAGCGCATTATGTCTTCTAGCTATTACTTATACTCAAGGGTTAATATTGGTATACTTTTTAGATTATTCACTCCCAACAAGCTTCTTAAGTACAGCTGCTGGTGGGCTAGACCAAATGAGTCTCCTTGCAACTGCAGTAGGAGCAGACGTTTCAATTGTTACGGTATTTCAAATGTTTCGTTTACTATTCGTATTTATTGTCGTCTTACCGTTGTTAAAACTTTTATGTACATGGATTGATAGGAAAAGTGCACAAATTCAAAGAGAAAATGTAGATGTTTTTAAATAA
- the cyoE gene encoding heme o synthase — protein sequence MQNYLDLWAKTVKTGIIKSNLIPMIAALMLAIYTYELDFVDNIPNIIYSFLGSALIIGAAGSFNNLYDRDIDLKMQRTKNRPTVTGELSTTIVLTVAIIMLLIGLILLSLTTWLAAFLGFLGVFFYVVPYTMWTKRRTIWNTEVGSISGAMPPLIGWASVAPTIWHPAVWALFFIMVIWQMPHFYAIAIRKKDDYAAAGIPMLPVVKGIRRTYIQTNIYLVILTLTSLLFIPLSWGLTLASFILGVIWLWLSFVGYHKMEGKTWANKMFGYSLFFMTVEFATVIIYSAVSIIFG from the coding sequence ATGCAAAACTACTTGGACTTATGGGCTAAGACGGTCAAGACAGGTATTATTAAATCGAATTTAATACCAATGATTGCCGCACTTATGCTCGCAATATATACGTACGAACTAGACTTTGTGGATAACATTCCAAATATTATTTATTCTTTTTTGGGTAGTGCTCTAATTATAGGTGCTGCAGGTTCATTTAATAACTTATACGATCGTGATATAGATTTAAAAATGCAGCGAACTAAAAATCGACCAACCGTAACGGGTGAGTTATCAACGACAATAGTGCTAACTGTTGCGATTATTATGTTATTGATTGGTTTAATTTTATTGTCATTGACAACTTGGTTAGCAGCCTTTTTAGGATTTTTAGGCGTCTTTTTTTATGTAGTGCCATATACAATGTGGACTAAAAGAAGAACGATTTGGAATACAGAAGTTGGAAGTATATCTGGTGCAATGCCTCCGTTAATTGGTTGGGCATCAGTAGCTCCGACAATATGGCATCCGGCTGTTTGGGCACTTTTTTTTATTATGGTTATTTGGCAAATGCCTCATTTCTACGCTATTGCAATTCGTAAAAAGGATGACTATGCAGCTGCTGGGATACCGATGCTACCTGTAGTCAAAGGAATTCGGAGAACATACATTCAAACGAACATTTATTTAGTCATATTGACTTTAACTAGTCTATTGTTTATCCCGTTAAGTTGGGGCTTAACATTAGCCTCTTTTATCTTAGGAGTTATTTGGCTTTGGTTAAGCTTTGTCGGTTATCATAAGATGGAAGGGAAAACATGGGCAAACAAGATGTTTGGATATTCACTCTTCTTTATGACTGTAGAATTTGCGACTGTAATTATTTATTCGGCAGTATCTATAATATTTGGCTAG